From the genome of Triticum aestivum cultivar Chinese Spring chromosome 3B, IWGSC CS RefSeq v2.1, whole genome shotgun sequence, one region includes:
- the LOC123066200 gene encoding uncharacterized protein isoform X2, translated as MAGEKAGTGASSSSRPRRSSRNAADGKQIAPRVAADGKKTALPVAAVGKQSPLLVAAASDGKQMVMGVSVDAACTTLHPIDLRSDVAPAEGRTEVAKFVHNFYCALNFNLLGLYRFYADDAEFVWNFNGRRLNLKTAKEIKSYLYRASTKMKFHASHFDVLSLPGQSSVMLTVDGTIKSADNKPRSFVETFVLDIPGRLILRDSLVVQENAPEVPEVSSPKKLQDRTASIMSTND; from the exons ATGGCTGGGGAGAAAGCTGGtaccggcgcctcctcctcctctcgtccTCGGAGGAGTTCG AGAAACGCCGCCGACGGGAAGCAGATTGCTCCCCGAGTCGCCGCCGACGGGAAGAAGACTGCACTCCCAGTCGCCGCCGTCGGGAAGCAGAGTCCTCTCCTAGTTGCCGCCGCCTCCGACGGGAAGCAGATGGTTATGGGAGTCTCTGTCGACGCCGCTTGCACCACTTTGCACCCTATTGATCTACGATCCGACGTCGCCCCTGCCGAGGGGCGTACTGAAGTG GCCAAGTTTGTGCACAACTTCTACTGCGCCCTAAACTTTAATCTGTTAGGATTGTATCGTTTCTATGCCGATGATGCTGAGTTTGTCTGGAATTTCAATGGCCGCCGACTTAATCTGAAAACGGCAAAG GAAATTAAGAGTTATCTGTATAGGGCATCAACCAAAATGAAATTCCATGCATCGCATTTTGATGTATTATCGCTTCCTGGGCAAAGTTCTGTAATGCTGACCGTTGATGGAACAATCAAATCTGCTGATAACAAGCCTAGGAGCTTTGTGGAAACTTTTGTGCTTGATATTCCTGGACGTCTTATATTGAGGGATTCCTTGGTTGTGCAAGAAAATG CTCCAGAAGTACCAGAAGTGAGTAGTCCCAAGAAGCTCCAAGACCGTACTGCAAGTATCATGTCTACTAATGAT TGA
- the LOC123066201 gene encoding protein FAR1-RELATED SEQUENCE 5-like codes for MAMTETHQVQDNETLVSLWEKRMYWVPAYFMQCFFPFLQTTQRSEGFNAVLKRYVSPGNSLLQFAKQYTALQQKILGSELQQEATTALKQPKLLTYLPMERQMSKIYTNKIFNKF; via the exons atggccatgactGAAACACATCAAGTCCAGGACAACGAGACTCTTGttagcctgtgggagaagcgaatgtactgggtgccggcctacttcatgcagtgcttcttcccctttctgcagactacgcagcgcagcgaggggttcaatgctgttttaaAGCGGTACgtcagccctggcaactcattgctacagtttgccaagcagtacacagctttgcaacaaaaaattctgggatctgagctacagcaagaagcgacCACAGCCCTAAAGCAaccaaaattgctaacgtatttaccgatggagaggcaaatgagcaagatatacaccaacaagatctttaacaa attctag
- the LOC123066200 gene encoding uncharacterized protein isoform X1: MAGEKAGTGASSSSRPRRSSRNAADGKQIAPRVAADGKKTALPVAAVGKQSPLLVAAASDGKQMVMGVSVDAACTTLHPIDLRSDVAPAEGRTEVAKFVHNFYCALNFNLLGLYRFYADDAEFVWNFNGRRLNLKTAKEIKSYLYRASTKMKFHASHFDVLSLPGQSSVMLTVDGTIKSADNKPRSFVETFVLDIPGRLILRDSLVVQENAPEVPEVSSPKKLQDRTASIMSTNDVSGYVIACLS, translated from the exons ATGGCTGGGGAGAAAGCTGGtaccggcgcctcctcctcctctcgtccTCGGAGGAGTTCG AGAAACGCCGCCGACGGGAAGCAGATTGCTCCCCGAGTCGCCGCCGACGGGAAGAAGACTGCACTCCCAGTCGCCGCCGTCGGGAAGCAGAGTCCTCTCCTAGTTGCCGCCGCCTCCGACGGGAAGCAGATGGTTATGGGAGTCTCTGTCGACGCCGCTTGCACCACTTTGCACCCTATTGATCTACGATCCGACGTCGCCCCTGCCGAGGGGCGTACTGAAGTG GCCAAGTTTGTGCACAACTTCTACTGCGCCCTAAACTTTAATCTGTTAGGATTGTATCGTTTCTATGCCGATGATGCTGAGTTTGTCTGGAATTTCAATGGCCGCCGACTTAATCTGAAAACGGCAAAG GAAATTAAGAGTTATCTGTATAGGGCATCAACCAAAATGAAATTCCATGCATCGCATTTTGATGTATTATCGCTTCCTGGGCAAAGTTCTGTAATGCTGACCGTTGATGGAACAATCAAATCTGCTGATAACAAGCCTAGGAGCTTTGTGGAAACTTTTGTGCTTGATATTCCTGGACGTCTTATATTGAGGGATTCCTTGGTTGTGCAAGAAAATG CTCCAGAAGTACCAGAAGTGAGTAGTCCCAAGAAGCTCCAAGACCGTACTGCAAGTATCATGTCTACTAATGATGTAAGTGGTTATGTAATTGCATGTTTATCTTAA